The DNA window TTAGCAAAATACAAATAAAGATCGACGGACTATACAAAACTTAAAGCTGAAAACTACAAAGCAAATCACTCCCATTTGACAATTACCTCCAAAATCCCTATCTTGAGGAAAAAATCTGCCTATGCATCCACAGACCCTGAAAGTCAACGACCTTGAGCTCACATGGTACGAAGGCCGGGCCAAGGGAACACCCATCGTCTTTCTCCATGGCAACTCCCTTTCTTCAGAAATCTTCACCGAACAGTTTGCCGATCCCCTGCTGGCCGACCATTACGGGCTGATTGCCCTGGATCTGCCGGGGCACGGTCAGTCGGCACACTCGGAAGATCCCATAAAAGACTATTCCATTCCCGGATTCATCAACCACTTCCTTGCCTTTATCGAAAAGATGCAACTGGACAAAGCCATATTTGTAGGCCACTCCCTGGGCGGCCACATACTGATGGAAGCCTACGAAAAACTCAAAGACCACATGCTGGGGATGGTTGTCCTGGGGGCCCCTCCCTTCACCCTGCCCCCGGATATGGAAAAAACCCACCATGAAAGTGACGCCCAATTTCTGGTCTTTCAGGAAGAGCTGAGCGAGGAAGAGATCCATCAATTTGCCCAGGCCTGCGTACGCGAAGGTCACGAAGATCCCGAATTGCTGAAGGATGCCGTGCGTCATTCCGATCCTGGCATGCGCGCCGGGTTGGGACACTCCTTTTCCAAAGGGGAGATACAGGATGAAACCAGGATCCTCGCCAACATGAGCCACCCCCTGGCCATCTTCCACGGCAGAGGCGATCAGCTGATCAAAGGCAGTTACTTCCAGGATTTGAACCTGCCCACCCTCTGGCACGAAGAAGTTCAGTTCATCGAACAGGCAGGACATTGCCCCCAGTGGGAAAACCCCGAAGCCTTCAATAAACTGCTGGATAATTTTATCAAGGAGATAAGCAAGTAAATAGATCCCACAAAACCAGTACCCCTTAACCCCTGAATTGCCAGGCAAATCAGGGGTTTTATCTGTTCACGCATTATGGTCTGATCCCTGAACATCAGGATACTGGCTGACAAAAACATAACCCACTAACATCTGGCGCTCATTACCCCTTCAAGCACGGTTATGTATGAAACCTGCACGGTGAATAAATCTCATTGTCTTTAAAATGAAAAGTTTATATCATTATCCCACCCAATTGTATCCAAAAACGAACCCTATATGCCACAGGTGCGCCTTAACAACTCATCTGTCAATACTACCCTATCGGACCATATGGGAGTATCCAGCAAACACCCCAATAATAAAGAAATTAAACAGATGCTTTCTTCTTTCATCCCGATGAAGGGGGAAATTATCTATTCACAGGTATTCTCCACCGAGCAATGTGTATTGAGCCCCTGGCAATCAAACCTTTTTGGCTTCAGGGAATCCATCTGCGACATCAATCGGGTCATCGACATGGTCCATCCCGGCGATGTGGATCAGGTTTGGAATATCACGCGAAAGGCTATGGATCTTATCTACTCGGAGTATCAGGAGACTCGCCGGTTTATCTATCGCAGCACCTACCGCATCCTGTACAAAGGCCATAGCTATATCCGGATTTTAAGGGAAACGGCACCTTTATTGTACGATGAGAAGGGCAAGATCATCGCCAGTGTCAGCAGGAGTACGGATATAACTTGCATGGGGCATCCCAAAGAGATAAAAGGCTGGCTTACCTTTCCGGATAAAACCATCGATCTTACCGACGATTTGAATTGTAAGGTCAGCAGACGGGAAAGAGAAATTCTTTTTTACCTGGCCAAAGGTTACAGCAGCAAGGCCATAAGCACGCATTTGAATATCAGCAAGCTTACCGTGGATAAACACCGGGCCAATATGCTCAGAAAAACCAATGTGAGCAATACTTCTGAACTCATCCATTATGCCATCGACCATGGCATTCTTGAATAGCCAAAGATCCTCCTGTTGAAAGGAGAACCTTTTGGCAAATCAATCAATTGTTTGGCTTCATTGTGAAACTTACTACTCATCTTTCAGCGATTGGGCCGGGTTGACGGTTGCAGCGCGGAAGGCACGGTAACTCACGGTCAACAAGGCTACCAGCAAGGTGATGATGGAGGCCAATATAAAGACGAACCAGCTGATGTCGATGCGATAGGCGAAGTCCTGCAACCAGTCATTCATAAAATAGTAGCTCAGGGGCCAGCCTATAAGCGTAGCAATGGCAATCAATATAAGGATTTCCCTTGACAGAAGTTTCAGAATCTGTGGTACCGTGGCTCCAAAGACCTTACGCACCCCTATCTCCTTGGTCCGCTGGGCGGCCATGAATGAGGCCAGCCCAAACAGCCCCAGGCAGGAGACGATAATGGCCAGCAGGGAAAAAGCCTTAAAAAGGGTGCCTACCTTCTGCTCCTGGCGATACTTGGCCTGCCAGTCATTTTCCAAAAAAGAATAATCCAGGGGGGTCGCCGTTACAAATTGCTCCCATTTGTCCCGTATGAATTCGATGGTCTCCTGCATCTGTCCGGGCCGCATCTGAACAGACAGATGCGAATAATGATCGTTGATATAATAAAAGATCAGGGGCTGAATTTCATGGTGCAACGATTTGAAATTGAAGTTTTTCATGACACCCACCACACGAAACTCAATGTCTTCACCCTGGCCTCCCTGCATGAGGATCACATGCTTGCCGACCGCTTCCTCAAATCCCAACTTCCTTTTGGCTGCTTCATTGATTAATATACCCAGCGAATCCGTGGCATAGTCTTCCGAGAAAAATCGTCCTTCCGACATCTCAATGCCATAGGCCTCATCATAATAAGGATCGGTGGCAGAAAAATTCATCACCATGGATTGCTGGGGAGAGGAGCCTTCAGGATAGAAGGCCGTACTGGAAGTGTTTCCACCCGGCACATTCCTGGAATAACTCGCATTCCGAATATTGGGGTGACCCAACAATTCCTGACGGAAAGCACCGTGCTCGGAACCCAGCTCACTGACCCGGTTGATCACCATTACATGTTCCTTATCGAACCCCAGATCCTTCTGATTGATGTAATGCACCTGCTGGCTTACAACAAGGGTACTCACCATCAGCACAATGGTTATAATGAACTGAAAGACCACCAGCATGCCTCTTAGCCTGGAATTCTTAGAACCCCCGCTCAACTTGCCCTTCAAAACGGCCACCGGATTGAATGCGGAAAGGTAAAAAGCCGGGTAGCTTCCTGCCATCAGCCCCACGACCAAACCAATACCCAGAAGCACCAACAGGAAAAGGGGATTCCGGAAATAATGAATATTTAGGCTTTTATCCGCCAGGTTGTTGAAGAACGGCAAAGCCACTTCTACCAGAACGATGGAAAGCAGGAGGCCCAGGAAGGTGATCATCATAGCTTCCATGATAAATTGCAGGATCAGTTGTTTTCTTGAACTGCCACTCACCTTTTTTACTCCTACCTCCCTGGCCCGGTTGGCCGATTTGGCAGTGGCCAGGTTCATAAAGTTGATGGCTGCAATGAGGATCAAAAAGAAAGCGATGACCGAGAAAAAATATACATTGTTGATGCTGCCGGTCTTACCGATCTCATTATCCAGTTCGGAGTGCAAATATATATTGTTCAAAGGCTGAAGGTGGTAGCTCCATAAATAGCCCGATTCATTGAATTTTTCCCAGCTTGACCCGAATATTTCTTTTACCTGAGGGGCAACATATTTCTTTACCATACCGGAGAACTGACGCTCCATCTGACTGGCGGTGTAACCATCTTGTAACAATACATAAGTGTATACATTGGTGGAAAGCCACATGTCATTTTCATATTGGCCGGATGACAAATAAGAAAC is part of the Bacteroidales bacterium genome and encodes:
- a CDS encoding ABC transporter permease, which gives rise to MAIGTTFDLLIETSKIPPTMLKNYFKIALRTLQKYKGYTIINVFGLAIGLASAILIMLYVQDELSYDQHHKNKDRIHRITFQGKIRSSEIQSALSSNPMGPVMRDEYPAVEEMTRLRATMNSVIQVDDRKYIEDHLFFADSSVFNVFTMPFIEGNPDNALSEPNKVVLTQSTAKKYFGDASPMGKTIEWANGNLELEVTGVMEDCPETSHFQYDLLVSYLSSGQYENDMWLSTNVYTYVLLQDGYTASQMERQFSGMVKKYVAPQVKEIFGSSWEKFNESGYLWSYHLQPLNNIYLHSELDNEIGKTGSINNVYFFSVIAFFLILIAAINFMNLATAKSANRAREVGVKKVSGSSRKQLILQFIMEAMMITFLGLLLSIVLVEVALPFFNNLADKSLNIHYFRNPLFLLVLLGIGLVVGLMAGSYPAFYLSAFNPVAVLKGKLSGGSKNSRLRGMLVVFQFIITIVLMVSTLVVSQQVHYINQKDLGFDKEHVMVINRVSELGSEHGAFRQELLGHPNIRNASYSRNVPGGNTSSTAFYPEGSSPQQSMVMNFSATDPYYDEAYGIEMSEGRFFSEDYATDSLGILINEAAKRKLGFEEAVGKHVILMQGGQGEDIEFRVVGVMKNFNFKSLHHEIQPLIFYYINDHYSHLSVQMRPGQMQETIEFIRDKWEQFVTATPLDYSFLENDWQAKYRQEQKVGTLFKAFSLLAIIVSCLGLFGLASFMAAQRTKEIGVRKVFGATVPQILKLLSREILILIAIATLIGWPLSYYFMNDWLQDFAYRIDISWFVFILASIITLLVALLTVSYRAFRAATVNPAQSLKDE
- a CDS encoding alpha/beta hydrolase produces the protein MHPQTLKVNDLELTWYEGRAKGTPIVFLHGNSLSSEIFTEQFADPLLADHYGLIALDLPGHGQSAHSEDPIKDYSIPGFINHFLAFIEKMQLDKAIFVGHSLGGHILMEAYEKLKDHMLGMVVLGAPPFTLPPDMEKTHHESDAQFLVFQEELSEEEIHQFAQACVREGHEDPELLKDAVRHSDPGMRAGLGHSFSKGEIQDETRILANMSHPLAIFHGRGDQLIKGSYFQDLNLPTLWHEEVQFIEQAGHCPQWENPEAFNKLLDNFIKEISK